The following proteins are encoded in a genomic region of Bradyrhizobium sp. SK17:
- a CDS encoding D-amino-acid transaminase yields the protein MEKIAYVNGSYVPHSEAKVSVFDRGFLFADGIYEVAAVLEGKLIDNASHLARLKRSVGEIQLALPETLERIEEIQKELVKRNDLVNGMVYLEVTRGADKGRDFAFPKAEANVKPTLVMFTSEKDIINAPSAKTGINVITVPDIRWERRDIKSVALLAQVLAKQAAAAAGAGEAWMIEDGKVTEGGSSSSFIVTQDDVIVTRQNGNEILPGCTRKAVVKLAEERQLRIEERAFTVEEALAAKEAFITSASVFVQGVVAIDGKQVGNGKVGPITDRLREIYVEFAKATAV from the coding sequence GTGGAAAAGATCGCTTACGTCAACGGCTCGTACGTGCCGCATTCCGAGGCCAAGGTCTCGGTGTTCGACCGCGGTTTCCTGTTTGCCGACGGCATCTACGAGGTGGCCGCGGTGCTCGAGGGCAAGCTGATCGACAATGCCTCGCACCTGGCGCGGCTGAAGCGGTCGGTCGGCGAGATCCAGCTGGCGCTGCCGGAGACGCTGGAGCGGATCGAGGAAATCCAGAAGGAACTGGTGAAGCGCAACGACCTCGTCAATGGCATGGTCTATCTCGAAGTCACCCGCGGCGCCGACAAGGGCCGGGATTTCGCCTTTCCAAAGGCGGAGGCCAACGTCAAGCCGACGCTCGTGATGTTCACCTCGGAAAAGGACATCATCAACGCGCCCTCGGCCAAGACCGGCATCAACGTCATCACTGTGCCCGATATCCGCTGGGAGCGGCGCGACATCAAGAGCGTGGCGCTGCTCGCGCAGGTCTTGGCCAAGCAGGCCGCGGCGGCGGCCGGCGCCGGCGAGGCCTGGATGATCGAGGACGGCAAGGTGACCGAAGGAGGGTCGTCCTCGTCCTTCATCGTCACCCAGGACGACGTCATCGTGACGCGGCAGAACGGCAACGAGATCCTGCCCGGCTGCACCCGCAAGGCGGTGGTCAAGCTCGCCGAGGAGCGCCAGCTTCGCATCGAGGAGCGCGCCTTCACGGTCGAGGAAGCGCTCGCCGCCAAGGAAGCCTTCATCACCAGCGCCTCGGTGTTCGTGCAGGGCGTGGTCGCGATCGACGGCAAGCAGGTCGGCAATGGCAAGGTCGGCCCGATCACCGATCGTCTGCGCGAGATCTATGTCGAGTTCGCCAAGGCGACGGCGGTTTAG
- a CDS encoding amino acid ABC transporter ATP-binding protein, giving the protein MIEIKHVNKWYGPSFQVLKDCTTSVAKGEVVVVCGPSGSGKSTLIKCVNALEPIQDGEIILDGVKVNDPKTNLPKLRSRVGMVFQHFELFPHLRIIDNLCLAQEKVLGRKHDDAMAKGMKLLERVGLKDHAKKFPAELSGGQQQRVAIARALAMDPIAMLFDEPTSALDPEMISEVLDVMVDLAREGMTMMVVTHEMGFANKVADRVIFMDRGEIVEDAKKADFFGTPRSDRAQKFLSKILQH; this is encoded by the coding sequence ATGATCGAGATCAAGCACGTCAACAAATGGTACGGGCCGAGCTTCCAGGTGCTGAAGGACTGCACCACCAGCGTTGCCAAGGGCGAGGTGGTCGTGGTCTGCGGCCCGTCCGGGTCGGGCAAGTCGACATTGATCAAATGCGTCAACGCGCTGGAGCCGATCCAGGACGGCGAGATCATCCTCGACGGCGTCAAGGTCAACGATCCCAAGACGAACCTGCCGAAGCTGCGCTCCCGCGTCGGCATGGTGTTTCAGCATTTCGAGCTGTTCCCGCATCTACGGATCATCGACAACCTCTGCCTCGCGCAGGAGAAGGTGCTCGGCCGCAAGCATGACGACGCCATGGCCAAGGGCATGAAGCTGCTGGAGCGCGTCGGGCTGAAGGATCACGCAAAGAAATTTCCCGCCGAACTGTCCGGCGGCCAGCAGCAGCGCGTCGCCATCGCCCGGGCGCTGGCGATGGATCCGATCGCGATGCTGTTCGACGAGCCGACCTCCGCGCTCGACCCCGAGATGATCAGCGAGGTGCTCGACGTCATGGTCGACCTCGCCCGCGAGGGCATGACCATGATGGTGGTGACCCACGAAATGGGATTCGCCAACAAGGTCGCCGACCGTGTCATCTTCATGGACCGCGGCGAGATCGTCGAGGATGCCAAGAAGGCCGACTTCTTCGGTACGCCCCGCAGCGACCGCGCGCAGAAGTTTCTGTCGAAGATCTTGCAGCATTGA
- a CDS encoding amino acid ABC transporter permease, with product MLANFDFDVIRRALPYLFFEGMRFTLTLTALATLGGLVFGTMIALMRLSSYKVLGRIAGFYVDFIRSLPLVLVIFWFYFLVPYIGQWLTGASRPIAVGAFASSLITFIAFEAAYFSEIMRAGIQSISRGQPAAASALGLTYAQSMRYIVLPQAFRNMLPVLLTQTIVLFQDTSLVYVLSIPDFLGAASKVAQRDGRLVEMYLFAALVYFVISCIASFGVRRLQSRIAIVR from the coding sequence ATGCTCGCGAATTTCGATTTCGACGTCATCCGCCGCGCGCTGCCCTACCTGTTCTTCGAGGGCATGCGGTTCACGCTGACGCTGACCGCGCTCGCAACGCTCGGCGGCCTGGTGTTCGGCACAATGATCGCCCTGATGCGGTTGTCGAGCTACAAGGTGCTCGGCCGCATCGCGGGCTTCTATGTCGACTTCATCCGCTCGCTGCCGTTGGTGCTGGTGATCTTCTGGTTCTACTTCCTGGTGCCCTATATCGGGCAGTGGCTGACCGGCGCGTCGCGGCCGATCGCGGTCGGCGCCTTCGCCTCCTCGCTGATCACCTTCATCGCATTCGAGGCGGCGTACTTCTCCGAGATCATGCGCGCCGGCATCCAGTCGATCTCGCGCGGCCAGCCGGCCGCCGCCAGCGCGCTCGGCCTGACCTATGCGCAGTCGATGCGCTACATCGTGCTGCCGCAGGCGTTCCGCAACATGCTGCCGGTGCTGCTGACGCAGACCATCGTGCTGTTCCAGGACACCTCGCTGGTCTACGTGCTGTCGATCCCGGATTTCCTCGGCGCCGCCAGCAAGGTCGCGCAGCGCGACGGCCGCCTGGTCGAAATGTACCTGTTCGCCGCGCTGGTCTACTTCGTCATTTCCTGTATCGCGTCGTTTGGCGTCCGCCGCCTGCAATCGCGCATCGCCATTGTCAGGTAG